A stretch of the Ochrobactrum sp. BTU1 genome encodes the following:
- the ssb gene encoding single-stranded DNA-binding protein: MAGSVNKVILVGNLGADPEIRRLNSGDQIANLRIATSESWRDRQTGERKDRTEWHSVVIFNENLAKVAEQYLKKGAKVYIEGALQTRKWQDQNGNDRYSTEIVLQKFRGELQMLDGRGEGGGEGRSFGGGGGGNRNQMSDYSGGGGDFGSSGPSNQGGGGGGFSRDLDDEIPF, encoded by the coding sequence ATGGCTGGTAGCGTCAACAAAGTCATTCTGGTCGGCAATCTTGGTGCCGATCCTGAAATTCGTCGCCTCAATTCAGGTGATCAGATCGCCAATCTGCGCATTGCGACTTCGGAAAGCTGGCGCGACCGTCAGACCGGCGAACGCAAGGATCGTACCGAATGGCACAGCGTTGTCATTTTCAACGAAAATCTTGCCAAGGTTGCCGAGCAGTATCTGAAAAAGGGTGCCAAGGTTTATATCGAAGGCGCGCTCCAGACCCGCAAGTGGCAGGACCAGAACGGAAACGACCGCTACAGCACCGAAATCGTGTTGCAGAAGTTCCGCGGCGAGCTTCAGATGCTCGATGGCCGTGGTGAAGGCGGCGGCGAAGGTCGCTCATTCGGCGGTGGTGGCGGTGGCAATCGCAACCAGATGTCGGATTATTCCGGCGGCGGTGGTGATTTCGGTTCCTCCGGCCCATCCAATCAGGGTGGCGGCGGCGGTGGTTTCTCCCGCGATCTCGACGACGAAATTCCATTCTGA
- the uvrA gene encoding excinuclease ABC subunit UvrA: MSDQKFISIRGAREHNLKNVDLDLPRDKLIVMTGLSGSGKSSLAFDTIYAEGQRRYVESLSAYARQFLEMMQKPDVDQIDGLSPAISIEQKTTSRNPRSTVGTVTEIYDYMRLLFARVGVPYSPATGLPIESQTVSQMVDRVLAFEEGTRLYILAPIVRGRKGEYKKELAELQKKGFQRVKVDGTFYEIADVPALDKKYKHDIDVVVDRVVVRADLSTRLADSLETCLKLAEGLAIAEFADKPLPPEETAGGGAANKSANETHERVMFSEKFACPVSGFTIPEIEPRLFSFNNPFGACPTCDGLGTQQAIDPNLIVPDVNAALKDGAIAPWARSSSPYYNQTLEALGKAYGFKVSAKWSDLSAEAQDAILYGTKGKEITFQYDDGLRSYQTTKAFEGVIPNLERRWKETDSAWSREEIERFMSSTPCPACKGFRLKPEALAVKVGMKHIGEITSMSIRNADQWFRDVDGTFNDKQREIAARILKEIRERLEFLNDVGLDYLTLARNSGTLSGGESQRIRLASQIGSGLTGVLYVLDEPSIGLHQRDNARLLDTLRHLRDLGNTVIVVEHDEDAILTADYVVDIGPAAGVHGGKIIAQGTPKDVMSNPNSLTGKYLSGAMEVAVPAERRKLTKNKRIRVVGARGNNLKDVSADIPLGTFTAVTGVSGGGKSTFLIETLFKAASRRIMGSREHPAEHDRIEGLEFLDKVIDIDQSPIGRTPRSNPATYTGAFTPMRDWFAGLPEAKARGYQPGRFSFNVKGGRCEACQGDGVIKIEMHFLPDVYVTCDVCHGKRYNRETLEVQFKGKSIADVLDMTVEEGAEFFSAVPAVRDKLETLVKVGLGYIKVGQQATTLSGGEAQRVKLAKELSRRATGRTLYILDEPTTGLHFHDVAKLLEVLHELVEQGNTVVVIEHNLEVIKTADWVIDLGPEGGDGGGEIVAVGRPEDIVKEKRSYTGQFLKELLERRPKGKAEAAE, encoded by the coding sequence ATGAGCGATCAGAAATTCATTTCCATACGTGGCGCGCGTGAACACAATCTGAAAAATGTCGACCTAGATCTACCACGCGACAAGCTGATCGTGATGACAGGCCTTTCAGGCTCCGGCAAATCATCGCTGGCCTTCGATACGATCTATGCGGAAGGTCAGCGCCGCTATGTCGAAAGCCTTTCGGCTTATGCGCGCCAGTTCCTTGAGATGATGCAGAAGCCAGATGTCGATCAGATCGACGGTCTGTCCCCTGCCATCTCCATCGAACAGAAGACGACAAGCCGCAATCCGCGCTCGACTGTCGGCACCGTTACTGAAATCTACGACTATATGCGCCTGCTTTTCGCGCGTGTGGGCGTGCCTTATTCGCCAGCCACCGGTCTGCCGATTGAGAGCCAGACAGTCAGCCAGATGGTTGATCGGGTTCTGGCATTTGAAGAAGGCACGCGTCTTTATATCCTCGCGCCTATCGTTCGCGGTCGTAAAGGCGAATACAAGAAAGAGCTGGCCGAGCTTCAGAAAAAGGGGTTTCAGCGTGTGAAGGTCGATGGCACCTTCTATGAAATCGCTGATGTTCCGGCGCTCGACAAGAAGTACAAGCACGATATTGATGTGGTCGTCGACCGTGTTGTGGTACGTGCTGATCTCTCGACCCGCCTCGCCGACAGCCTTGAAACCTGTCTCAAGCTCGCGGAAGGTCTGGCGATCGCAGAATTTGCCGACAAGCCGCTGCCGCCGGAAGAAACTGCCGGAGGTGGTGCCGCGAACAAGTCGGCCAACGAGACGCATGAACGCGTAATGTTCTCGGAAAAATTCGCTTGCCCTGTTTCCGGCTTTACAATCCCGGAAATCGAGCCGCGCCTGTTTTCCTTCAACAATCCATTTGGCGCCTGTCCGACCTGTGACGGCCTGGGAACCCAGCAGGCAATCGATCCAAACCTGATTGTTCCAGATGTGAATGCTGCCCTGAAAGATGGAGCGATTGCGCCCTGGGCTCGTTCATCTTCGCCTTATTATAATCAGACGCTCGAAGCGCTCGGCAAAGCCTATGGTTTTAAGGTCAGTGCCAAGTGGTCGGATCTTTCCGCTGAAGCACAGGACGCCATTCTCTATGGCACCAAGGGCAAGGAAATCACCTTCCAGTATGATGATGGCCTGCGTTCCTATCAGACCACCAAGGCTTTTGAAGGTGTGATTCCCAATCTCGAGCGCCGCTGGAAAGAAACCGATTCGGCATGGTCGCGTGAAGAAATCGAACGCTTCATGTCTTCGACGCCCTGCCCGGCCTGTAAAGGCTTTCGCCTGAAGCCGGAAGCGCTGGCGGTGAAGGTTGGCATGAAACATATCGGTGAAATCACCAGCATGTCGATCCGCAATGCGGATCAGTGGTTCCGCGATGTCGATGGCACATTCAACGACAAGCAGCGCGAAATTGCTGCCCGTATTCTCAAGGAAATCCGCGAACGTCTGGAATTCCTCAACGATGTTGGTCTCGATTATCTGACGCTGGCGCGAAATTCCGGCACGCTGTCGGGTGGTGAAAGCCAGCGTATTCGCCTTGCCTCACAAATCGGCTCCGGTCTGACTGGCGTGCTTTACGTGCTCGATGAGCCGTCCATTGGCTTGCATCAGCGCGACAATGCCCGCCTTCTCGACACGCTCCGTCACCTACGCGATCTCGGCAATACCGTTATCGTCGTCGAACACGATGAAGATGCGATCCTGACAGCAGACTATGTGGTCGATATCGGCCCTGCAGCTGGTGTTCATGGCGGCAAGATCATCGCGCAGGGCACGCCGAAAGACGTTATGTCCAACCCGAATTCGCTCACCGGAAAATATCTGTCGGGTGCGATGGAAGTAGCTGTTCCCGCTGAGCGCCGCAAGCTAACCAAGAACAAGCGCATCCGCGTTGTCGGCGCGCGTGGCAACAATCTGAAGGATGTTTCAGCGGATATTCCGCTTGGCACATTCACGGCAGTTACAGGCGTATCCGGTGGTGGCAAGTCCACCTTCCTGATCGAAACGCTGTTCAAGGCCGCTTCGCGCCGTATCATGGGCTCGCGCGAACATCCAGCGGAGCATGACCGCATCGAAGGACTGGAATTCCTCGATAAAGTCATCGACATCGATCAGTCGCCGATTGGCCGCACGCCGCGTTCCAACCCGGCGACCTATACCGGCGCGTTTACACCGATGCGCGATTGGTTCGCTGGTCTGCCGGAAGCCAAGGCTCGCGGTTATCAACCGGGACGCTTCTCGTTCAACGTGAAGGGTGGTCGCTGCGAGGCCTGCCAAGGCGATGGCGTCATCAAGATTGAGATGCACTTCCTGCCGGATGTCTATGTCACCTGTGACGTCTGTCACGGCAAGCGCTACAACCGCGAAACGCTGGAAGTGCAGTTCAAAGGCAAATCGATTGCCGATGTTCTCGACATGACGGTTGAGGAAGGCGCTGAGTTCTTCTCCGCAGTTCCAGCCGTGCGTGACAAGCTTGAAACGCTGGTGAAGGTTGGCCTCGGCTATATCAAGGTCGGTCAGCAGGCAACGACACTTTCGGGTGGTGAAGCGCAGCGCGTGAAACTCGCCAAGGAACTGTCGCGCCGCGCAACGGGTCGCACACTCTATATTCTTGACGAGCCGACGACCGGCCTGCACTTCCACGACGTTGCAAAGCTTCTCGAAGTGCTGCACGAGCTGGTCGAACAGGGCAATACGGTTGTGGTCATCGAGCACAATCTCGAAGTCATTAAGACTGCCGACTGGGTTATCGATCTTGGTCCGGAAGGTGGTGATGGCGGCGGCGAGATCGTGGCCGTTGGACGTCCGGAAGACATCGTGAAGGAAAAGCGCTCTTATACAGGCCAGTTCCTGAAAGAACTGCTGGAGCGGCGCCCAAAGGGCAAAGCAGAAGCTGCTGAATAA
- the phnG gene encoding phosphonate C-P lyase system protein PhnG produces the protein MNTMGHTTRHSTVESGGGSTAGSNLAPDATQAARQASMALLARASGEELKTFWQNWADKPEFEVLRGPETGLVMMRGRIGGGGAPFNVGEATVTRATVRLANGSVGHSYALGRDQEKAKLAALFDALWLDEATRDAIESSVLNALRGRVDTADAKRRGEAAATKVDFFTMVRGDN, from the coding sequence ATGAACACGATGGGGCATACTACGCGGCACAGCACAGTTGAAAGTGGAGGTGGCTCCACCGCTGGAAGCAATTTGGCGCCGGATGCAACGCAAGCAGCACGTCAGGCCAGTATGGCGCTTCTCGCTCGCGCAAGCGGCGAAGAATTGAAAACGTTCTGGCAGAACTGGGCAGACAAGCCTGAATTTGAAGTTTTGCGTGGTCCTGAAACCGGACTGGTTATGATGCGCGGTCGTATTGGCGGTGGCGGTGCTCCGTTCAATGTTGGCGAGGCAACCGTCACCCGCGCAACTGTTCGTCTGGCGAATGGCTCGGTTGGGCATTCCTATGCGCTGGGACGTGATCAGGAAAAGGCGAAGCTGGCTGCATTGTTTGATGCGCTCTGGCTCGATGAGGCTACCCGCGATGCGATCGAAAGCAGTGTGCTCAACGCATTGCGTGGTCGTGTCGATACTGCGGATGCAAAACGGCGCGGCGAAGCTGCTGCCACGAAGGTCGATTTCTTCACAATGGTTCGGGGAGACAACTGA
- a CDS encoding HU family DNA-binding protein encodes MNKNELVAAVAEKGGLTKADAGTAVDAVLAAVTGALKAGEEVRLPGFGVFSVSHRAASTGRNPSTGMEVAIPARNVPKFSAGKGLKDAVNG; translated from the coding sequence ATGAACAAGAACGAATTGGTCGCCGCAGTAGCGGAAAAGGGCGGTTTGACTAAGGCCGACGCAGGAACTGCTGTTGACGCTGTACTCGCAGCTGTCACCGGTGCTCTCAAGGCTGGCGAAGAAGTACGCCTGCCAGGCTTCGGCGTTTTCTCCGTTTCGCATCGCGCAGCTTCGACTGGCCGGAACCCTTCGACCGGTATGGAAGTTGCTATTCCTGCCCGCAACGTGCCGAAGTTCTCGGCTGGCAAGGGCCTGAAGGATGCCGTTAACGGCTAA
- the phnF gene encoding phosphonate metabolism transcriptional regulator PhnF, translated as MKKSGRIERNSGVAIWRQIADEIRGDIMAGKLATGARMPAEMDLAERFGVNRHTVRSAIAALTQEGVLRAEQGRGTFIANAKRLTYQIGRRTRISQSLASQVRDMKGALLASDTVPASQDIAEALAIEIGSPVTQLETLHSADGRPVSRATLWISAEKFPEITTDYAESGSVTLAFRKAGLTDYFRKSTIISARHADSDDLKHLKLSPGAIVLTAKAINVNTDGEPIQYSLTRFSADNMEFSIETYPGDPQMNDMS; from the coding sequence ATGAAAAAGAGCGGACGGATTGAGAGAAACAGCGGTGTAGCCATCTGGCGGCAGATTGCCGACGAGATACGCGGCGACATCATGGCCGGGAAACTTGCTACGGGCGCGCGTATGCCAGCCGAAATGGACCTGGCAGAACGATTTGGCGTCAATCGCCATACCGTGCGCAGCGCAATTGCGGCTCTTACGCAGGAAGGTGTATTGCGCGCGGAACAAGGACGCGGCACTTTTATCGCCAATGCAAAACGCCTTACCTACCAGATCGGGCGCCGCACTCGTATTTCGCAATCGCTGGCTTCGCAGGTACGCGACATGAAGGGCGCATTACTCGCTTCCGACACAGTGCCCGCTTCTCAAGACATAGCCGAAGCTCTTGCAATTGAGATCGGTTCACCTGTTACGCAACTGGAAACCTTACACAGTGCCGACGGACGCCCTGTGTCGCGCGCTACACTTTGGATCAGCGCCGAAAAATTTCCGGAAATCACCACGGACTATGCAGAGAGTGGTTCTGTCACCTTGGCTTTCAGAAAAGCAGGTCTTACGGATTATTTCCGCAAATCGACAATCATATCCGCCCGACATGCAGATTCTGATGATCTGAAACATTTAAAACTTTCGCCAGGCGCCATTGTGCTGACAGCCAAAGCTATCAATGTGAACACGGATGGGGAACCGATCCAATATTCGCTCACCCGGTTCTCTGCAGACAATATGGAATTCTCAATCGAGACTTATCCCGGCGATCCTCAGATGAATGACATGAGCTAG
- a CDS encoding phosphodiester glycosidase family protein — MRFRKMSMALPVIGFAGLLLGIQSAQAESCDEQVFQDTKFIICTVKAKENLRLFWKGADGEPYRNFSKVADAVAAQGKTLSFAFNAGMYRENFAPMGLFVEDGQELVAADTKVPQRASGPIPNFYKKPNGVFYFSDDSAGIVATDRFLKRRPQARFATQSGPMLVIQNKLNPILIKGSTDRTRRSGVGVCADETIRFAISEDAVNFYDFASLFRDELKCANSLFLDGGGGAGIYNPAMGRNDISWHGGYGPIVGFVE; from the coding sequence ATGCGCTTTCGTAAAATGAGTATGGCTCTCCCGGTTATTGGCTTTGCAGGGCTGCTTTTGGGTATCCAATCCGCGCAGGCGGAAAGCTGTGACGAGCAGGTCTTTCAGGACACCAAATTCATCATCTGCACGGTGAAGGCTAAAGAAAACCTGCGTCTGTTCTGGAAGGGCGCAGATGGCGAGCCTTATCGCAATTTCTCGAAAGTTGCGGATGCTGTGGCTGCACAAGGCAAAACGCTGTCGTTCGCGTTTAACGCGGGAATGTACAGGGAAAATTTCGCGCCTATGGGGCTTTTTGTCGAGGACGGGCAGGAACTGGTTGCGGCCGATACGAAAGTGCCTCAGCGCGCGTCTGGCCCAATTCCGAACTTCTATAAAAAGCCCAATGGTGTTTTCTATTTTAGTGATGACAGCGCCGGCATTGTTGCGACTGACAGGTTTTTGAAACGTCGGCCGCAGGCGCGCTTTGCGACTCAATCCGGACCGATGTTGGTCATTCAGAACAAGCTCAATCCGATTCTGATCAAAGGATCGACGGACCGGACCCGTAGAAGCGGCGTTGGTGTTTGCGCCGATGAGACCATCCGCTTTGCCATCAGCGAAGATGCGGTGAATTTCTATGATTTCGCGTCACTGTTTCGAGACGAGCTGAAATGCGCGAACTCACTGTTCCTCGACGGTGGTGGCGGTGCCGGAATTTACAATCCAGCCATGGGGAGAAACGATATCTCGTGGCATGGCGGATATGGCCCGATTGTGGGATTTGTTGAATAG
- the lon gene encoding endopeptidase La: MTGIEQKTPAGGEDGLFAVLPLRDIVVFPHMIVPLFVGREKSIKALEEVMGVDKQILLATQKNAADDDPAPDAIYEIGTIANVLQLLKLPDGTVKVLVEGTARAKVSKFTDREDYHEAYATALPEPEEDAVEVEALARSVVSDFENYVKLNKKISPEVVGAASQIDDYSKLADTVASHLAIKIPEKQEMLSILSVRERLEKALAFMESEISVLQVEKRIRGRVKRQMEKTQREYYLNEQMKAIQKELGDGEDGRDEAAELEERINKTKLSKEAREKAQAELKKLRSMSPMSAEATVVRNYLDWLLSIPWGKKSKIKQDLNFAEGVLGDDHFGLEKVKERIVEYLAVQARSTKIKGPILCLVGPPGVGKTSLARSIAKATGREYVRMSLGGVRDEAEIRGHRRTYIGSMPGKVIQSMKKAKKSNPLFLLDEIDKMGQDFRGDPSSAMLEVLDPEQNSTFMDHYLEVEYDLSNVMFVTTANTLNIPGPLLDRMEVIRIAGYTEDEKLEIAKRHLLPKAIKDHALQPKEFSVTDDALRNVIRLYTREAGVRSLEREMMTLARKAVTEILKSKKKSVKITDKNLSDYLGVERFRYGQIDGEDQVGVVTGLAWTEVGGELLTIEGVMMPGKGRMTVTGNLRDVMKESISAAASYVRSRAVDFGIEPPLFDKRDIHVHVPEGATPKDGPSAGIAMVTAIVSVMTGIPVRKDVAMTGEVTLRGRVLPIGGLKEKLLAALRGGIKKVLIPEENAKDLADIPDNVKNNLEIVPVSRVGEVLKHALVREPQPIEWTEPETPVASAPVDDDAGVSTAH; this comes from the coding sequence ATGACGGGTATTGAACAGAAGACCCCAGCGGGTGGCGAAGACGGGCTGTTTGCCGTTCTGCCGTTGCGCGATATCGTAGTCTTCCCCCATATGATTGTTCCGCTGTTTGTTGGACGCGAAAAGTCGATCAAAGCGCTTGAAGAAGTGATGGGTGTCGACAAGCAGATTCTGCTCGCAACGCAGAAGAATGCGGCTGACGACGATCCGGCACCGGATGCAATCTATGAAATCGGCACGATCGCCAATGTGCTGCAGCTTCTCAAGCTGCCAGACGGTACCGTAAAGGTTCTCGTCGAAGGCACTGCGCGCGCCAAGGTTTCCAAGTTTACCGATCGTGAGGATTATCACGAAGCTTACGCAACGGCTCTGCCTGAGCCGGAAGAAGATGCGGTTGAAGTTGAGGCTCTGGCCCGCTCGGTGGTTTCCGACTTCGAAAACTACGTCAAGCTGAACAAGAAGATTTCGCCGGAAGTGGTTGGTGCTGCCAGCCAGATCGACGACTATTCCAAGCTCGCCGATACGGTTGCTTCACATCTTGCGATCAAGATTCCTGAAAAGCAGGAAATGCTGTCGATTCTCTCGGTGCGTGAGCGTCTTGAGAAGGCACTTGCCTTCATGGAATCCGAGATTTCGGTTCTGCAGGTTGAGAAGCGCATCCGTGGCCGCGTCAAGCGCCAGATGGAAAAGACGCAGCGCGAATATTATCTCAACGAACAGATGAAGGCGATCCAGAAGGAACTTGGTGATGGTGAGGATGGTCGCGATGAAGCGGCTGAACTCGAAGAACGCATCAACAAGACCAAGCTTTCCAAGGAAGCTCGCGAAAAGGCACAGGCTGAGCTGAAGAAGCTGCGCAGCATGAGCCCGATGTCGGCGGAAGCGACTGTTGTTCGTAACTATCTCGACTGGCTGCTGTCTATTCCTTGGGGCAAGAAGTCGAAGATCAAGCAGGATCTGAACTTTGCCGAAGGCGTACTCGGTGACGATCACTTTGGTCTGGAAAAGGTCAAGGAGCGCATTGTCGAGTATCTCGCGGTGCAGGCTCGCTCGACCAAGATCAAGGGTCCGATCCTCTGCCTCGTTGGACCTCCCGGCGTTGGTAAGACCTCGCTTGCACGTTCGATTGCCAAGGCTACCGGCCGTGAATATGTCCGTATGTCGCTCGGCGGCGTGCGTGACGAGGCTGAAATCCGCGGTCATCGCCGCACCTATATTGGCTCGATGCCCGGCAAGGTCATCCAGTCGATGAAGAAGGCGAAGAAGTCTAACCCGCTCTTCCTGCTCGATGAAATCGACAAGATGGGCCAGGATTTCCGCGGTGATCCGTCATCGGCAATGCTTGAGGTACTGGACCCAGAACAGAACTCAACCTTCATGGATCACTACCTTGAGGTTGAATATGATCTGTCGAACGTCATGTTCGTAACGACTGCCAATACGCTGAACATTCCCGGTCCGCTTCTGGACCGTATGGAAGTCATCCGTATTGCCGGTTACACCGAAGATGAAAAGCTCGAGATTGCCAAACGGCACCTGCTGCCAAAGGCGATCAAGGATCATGCTCTGCAGCCGAAGGAGTTTTCGGTCACGGACGATGCGCTGCGTAACGTTATCCGTCTTTACACGCGTGAAGCCGGTGTTCGTAGCCTTGAACGTGAGATGATGACTCTGGCACGTAAGGCCGTGACCGAGATTCTGAAGTCGAAGAAGAAGTCGGTGAAGATCACTGACAAGAACCTCTCCGATTATCTCGGTGTCGAGCGCTTCCGTTATGGTCAGATTGATGGCGAAGATCAGGTCGGTGTCGTCACGGGCTTGGCATGGACTGAAGTGGGCGGCGAATTGCTGACCATCGAAGGTGTCATGATGCCTGGTAAGGGCCGTATGACTGTCACGGGTAATCTCCGTGATGTGATGAAGGAATCGATTTCTGCGGCGGCATCTTATGTTCGCTCGCGTGCGGTTGATTTCGGCATCGAGCCTCCGTTGTTCGACAAGCGCGACATCCACGTTCACGTACCGGAAGGTGCGACACCAAAGGATGGTCCGTCGGCTGGTATCGCCATGGTCACGGCAATTGTCTCTGTTATGACCGGTATTCCGGTTCGTAAGGACGTTGCGATGACCGGTGAAGTGACGTTGCGTGGCCGTGTGCTTCCTATCGGTGGTCTCAAGGAAAAGCTGCTTGCTGCATTGCGTGGCGGCATCAAGAAGGTTCTGATCCCGGAAGAAAACGCCAAGGATCTGGCGGATATTCCGGACAATGTGAAGAACAATCTTGAGATCGTTCCAGTGTCGCGAGTCGGTGAAGTGCTGAAACATGCACTGGTTCGTGAGCCGCAGCCGATCGAGTGGACAGAGCCTGAAACGCCTGTTGCATCCGCTCCTGTGGACGACGATGCAGGTGTTTCAACTGCACATTAG
- the phnH gene encoding phosphonate C-P lyase system protein PhnH, with translation MLHSSSAFEGGLADPVNEAQSAFHAVMHAMANPGRIHSLPSAAAPSKPLTPELGLIAATLLDHDASVWVDAEIAANQDATAWLTFHTGAPIVGDQSKAQFALVTDTQSLPALSSFAQGDPEFPDRSTTVFLAVSSLTSGQGFSLKGPGIKDETVLTVDGLPQDFAAQWRENGALFPLGIDLVLVADGKVAALPRTTRIASLEHDPEKWEPVFGKDHAVEKIEG, from the coding sequence ATGCTCCATTCTTCTTCTGCATTTGAAGGCGGACTGGCTGATCCAGTCAATGAAGCGCAGTCGGCGTTTCATGCAGTCATGCACGCAATGGCCAATCCTGGTCGTATCCATTCGCTGCCTAGTGCGGCTGCGCCATCAAAGCCGCTTACGCCTGAGCTTGGCCTGATCGCAGCAACGCTTCTTGATCACGACGCAAGCGTCTGGGTCGATGCCGAAATAGCAGCCAATCAGGATGCGACGGCATGGCTGACATTCCATACTGGTGCACCAATCGTCGGCGATCAGTCGAAAGCGCAGTTCGCACTTGTAACGGATACGCAATCGTTGCCGGCACTTTCTTCCTTCGCGCAGGGAGACCCTGAATTTCCGGATCGTTCGACGACTGTTTTTCTAGCAGTTTCGTCGTTGACGAGTGGGCAGGGTTTCAGCCTCAAAGGCCCGGGCATCAAGGATGAAACTGTGCTGACTGTTGATGGTTTGCCGCAGGATTTTGCTGCGCAATGGCGTGAGAATGGCGCGTTGTTTCCGCTGGGTATCGATCTGGTGCTCGTCGCTGACGGCAAAGTCGCAGCGCTTCCCCGCACCACGCGTATAGCAAGTTTGGAGCATGATCCCGAAAAGTGGGAACCGGTTTTCGGAAAAGATCATGCTGTCGAAAAGATTGAGGGCTAA
- the arsC gene encoding arsenate reductase (glutaredoxin) (This arsenate reductase requires both glutathione and glutaredoxin to convert arsenate to arsenite, after which the efflux transporter formed by ArsA and ArsB can extrude the arsenite from the cell, providing resistance.), producing the protein MTVTIFHNPKCGTSRNTLAIIRASGEEPVIIEYVQNPPTRERLTGLLAAMNVKPRELLREKGTPYVELNLSDPKWSDDALIDFMMAHPILINRPIVETPLGTRLCRPSELVLPLLENPVASFTKEDGEQITYPDRPR; encoded by the coding sequence ATGACAGTGACTATTTTTCACAACCCTAAATGCGGCACTTCGCGCAATACGCTGGCAATCATCCGCGCCAGTGGTGAAGAACCAGTCATCATCGAATATGTACAAAACCCGCCTACACGGGAACGTCTGACAGGGCTTCTGGCGGCCATGAATGTAAAGCCGCGGGAATTGTTGCGCGAGAAAGGCACACCTTATGTCGAACTCAACTTGTCTGACCCGAAATGGAGCGATGACGCGCTGATCGACTTCATGATGGCTCATCCAATCCTGATCAATCGGCCTATTGTAGAAACACCGCTCGGCACGAGACTATGCCGCCCTTCAGAACTGGTTCTGCCTCTTCTGGAAAATCCCGTTGCTTCATTCACGAAAGAAGACGGCGAGCAGATCACATATCCGGATAGACCACGCTGA